The uncultured Dysgonomonas sp. genome contains the following window.
AACGGCCATTACCGTGTCGCTTCAAATATAAATGAATTGCGGAAGATGACTGTTCCATTAGGCAAGTCCCTCGTATTGGCTCCTGTGATTTGCAATATCGAAAATCCTACGACATTCAAGTGGACGGTCGACGGCGCAACACAAAGCTCTACCACCGGATATTTGAAATTCACACCATCGGCAAAGGGTGTTTATCTGATTACTGTAACAGAGCAAAGTTCATCGGCAAAAGCAGAAGTACAGGTGACCTGTACCGAACCGGAAGGAACATATTTCCGACCTGTGAAAACAGGCAATAAAGCCACGGCTGCTACTGTGTTCGACTATATACCTGCACCCGGTCAGTTTGTAAACTATCAGATCGGTTCCACAAAAGCAAAAGCGTTGCAGGATGCGCAAAACTGGTTGAATACGGGTAATACAAGCGGCTATATCCATATAGGGGCTTATGGCGGATACTGGATTGCAGGGTTTGACCATAGTGTAAAAAATGAAGAAGGAAAAGCCGACCTGCTTATAAAAGGAAACGCTTTTGCCGGATGGAGCGAACCGGGTATAGTATGGGTGATGCAGGATGAAAACGGCAATGGACTTCCTGATGACACATGGTATGAACTGAAAGGCAGCGAAGCTGATAGTAAAGACACCAAATACCGCTACGCTATAACATACTACAAGCCGAATGCCAGTGGTTCCAATGTTCTTTGGACGGATAATATCGGCAGGTCTAATTCCGTAGATTACAATGGCTACCATTCACAGGCATATTATTTCCCGATGTTTATAGCCGAAGATTATTACACATTGGTGGGAACATGCCTTGCTGCAAACTTTTTTGTAGAAGGGGGTATTGAATATGCAAAAGACCTGCCTTGGGGATATGTGGACAACTACAATAGCGATAAGACCAAACCCATGAATGAATTTTGGATCGAAAATGCTATACAGGCCGATGGTTCACCTGCCAATCTGAAACACATAGATTTTGTGAAAGTACATACCGGAACGATCGGTAAAGGGGCTGCCGTGGGTGAAGTCTCGACCGAAGCCTGTGTCCCTGCTGATATGAATTTCAACAACTAATATATAAAAATGGTTATGAATATATTAAATAAGAGTTTTTACTTGCTGCTGTTAGCCGTTATAGGCTTACTCTCTTCATGTAGTGATGAAGATGATCCATTTGCAGGAAAAGATAACTACATCGCTTCTTTCTCATTGAAACAAGGAGACAAAGAATTTAACGCGGTGATTTCCGATAATGTAATTACGGTGACAGCTCCCGAAGGAATATCCCTGAATGGTGCTGCCGCCACGATAAAATTGAGTGAAAATGCCACTATTTACCCCGATCCTAAGTCTGTGACCGAATGGGATGATGAAATGCAGTTTGCCGTTACAGCTTATAA
Protein-coding sequences here:
- a CDS encoding PKD-like domain-containing protein; this encodes MRNLKHLIFLLLSVYLICSLSSCSSDDDNNELTGDPTITFGMEEYKVKIGRDLAIEANVENAVNPMYSWKLEGRIISVDPELIFNQNDAGEYFVTLRIDAENGTVEKQIKISVQDKLPPEINVSSSIIAYSGKDTEISAEVLYAEDATYVWRLDGKIVSESKTYVFNQTKLGAQTLSLKVSNEDGTDMQVITVTTLPEPTPELFFDNGHYRVASNINELRKMTVPLGKSLVLAPVICNIENPTTFKWTVDGATQSSTTGYLKFTPSAKGVYLITVTEQSSSAKAEVQVTCTEPEGTYFRPVKTGNKATAATVFDYIPAPGQFVNYQIGSTKAKALQDAQNWLNTGNTSGYIHIGAYGGYWIAGFDHSVKNEEGKADLLIKGNAFAGWSEPGIVWVMQDENGNGLPDDTWYELKGSEADSKDTKYRYAITYYKPNASGSNVLWTDNIGRSNSVDYNGYHSQAYYFPMFIAEDYYTLVGTCLAANFFVEGGIEYAKDLPWGYVDNYNSDKTKPMNEFWIENAIQADGSPANLKHIDFVKVHTGTIGKGAAVGEVSTEACVPADMNFNN